One window of the Methanocaldococcus vulcanius M7 genome contains the following:
- a CDS encoding ATP-binding protein, translating to MKISICGKGGCGKSSITALISKELANRGYKVLVIDGDESNLSLHRLLGVDLPKDFIEYLGGRKKFMEKVRKKALGRKVKLFDEDISINSLPKEYVSEKGNIKFLAVGKIHDFGEGCACPMGALLREFLNALKLNDGEVVVVDTEAGIEHFGRGVESGCDVIVGIIDPTYESINLSKKIEEIGEKLGKKVYFIINKADDNTKDLILKNVSRDKVIAVIPQREEIMKCGLLGEEMDIDVPEIKEIVDKLLK from the coding sequence ATGAAAATATCAATATGTGGTAAAGGAGGATGTGGTAAAAGTTCAATAACTGCTTTAATATCAAAAGAACTTGCAAATAGGGGTTATAAAGTTTTAGTAATTGATGGGGATGAATCGAATTTAAGTTTACACAGATTGCTTGGAGTTGATTTACCAAAGGATTTTATCGAGTATCTTGGAGGTAGGAAGAAATTTATGGAAAAAGTGAGAAAAAAAGCTCTTGGAAGGAAGGTTAAATTGTTTGATGAGGATATAAGTATAAACTCACTTCCAAAGGAGTACGTCTCTGAGAAGGGAAACATTAAGTTTCTCGCTGTTGGAAAGATACACGACTTTGGAGAGGGTTGTGCCTGCCCAATGGGTGCTCTTTTGAGGGAATTTTTAAATGCATTAAAACTTAATGATGGAGAGGTTGTTGTGGTTGATACCGAAGCAGGAATAGAGCATTTTGGAAGAGGGGTTGAGAGTGGTTGTGATGTAATTGTTGGTATTATCGATCCAACGTATGAGTCAATTAACCTCTCTAAAAAAATAGAAGAAATAGGAGAAAAATTAGGAAAAAAAGTTTATTTTATAATTAATAAGGCAGATGATAACACAAAAGATCTTATATTAAAAAATGTTAGCAGAGATAAGGTTATTGCAGTAATTCCACAAAGAGAGGAGATAATGAAGTGTGGATTGCTTGGAGAGGAAATGGACATTGATGTTCCAGAAATAAAAGAGATCGTTGACAAATTATTAAAATAA
- a CDS encoding helix-turn-helix domain-containing protein: MEKVAMHIIGDIVLSENTGKALKKWRNLFNIQQIELAKYLNVSPSVISDYEVGRRKNPGVNIVKKYVLALIEIDKEKGGQTIKALKRILDKSPSMKAILSIKEYENPISLEKFLDIIDGEMVVGDVSEMQIYGHTVVDSIKAILEMTGDDFYHLYGWTTERALIFTNVSTGRSPMVAVRVSIMKPRVVVLQGITPGKIDNLAIKLAKIDNIPLITTRLDTKELIKRLNG; encoded by the coding sequence ATGGAGAAAGTTGCGATGCATATAATAGGAGATATAGTATTGTCTGAAAATACGGGAAAGGCATTAAAAAAATGGCGAAATTTGTTTAATATACAGCAAATCGAACTTGCAAAATATTTAAATGTATCTCCATCCGTTATAAGCGATTATGAAGTTGGAAGACGAAAAAATCCAGGAGTGAACATTGTAAAAAAATATGTTTTAGCATTGATCGAGATAGATAAAGAAAAAGGCGGACAGACAATAAAAGCATTAAAGAGAATTTTAGATAAAAGTCCCTCAATGAAGGCAATTTTATCAATAAAAGAATATGAAAATCCCATATCTTTAGAAAAATTTTTAGACATTATAGATGGAGAAATGGTCGTTGGAGATGTTTCAGAAATGCAAATTTATGGACACACAGTAGTTGATAGCATAAAGGCAATATTGGAAATGACCGGAGATGATTTCTACCATCTATATGGTTGGACAACTGAAAGAGCATTAATATTTACAAACGTTTCCACGGGAAGAAGCCCAATGGTTGCTGTTAGAGTTAGCATAATGAAACCGAGAGTCGTTGTTCTACAAGGAATAACCCCTGGGAAAATAGATAATTTAGCAATAAAATTGGCAAAAATAGACAATATTCCATTAATAACAACAAGATTAGATACAAAAGAGTTAATAAAGCGTTTGAATGGTTAA